A window of the Microcaecilia unicolor chromosome 5, aMicUni1.1, whole genome shotgun sequence genome harbors these coding sequences:
- the FILIP1L gene encoding filamin A-interacting protein 1-like isoform X2, translating to MLVDEQQRLTEQLYQQGQKIQDLTHTAEQTHEKLAIAEARVQEEEQKVIGLETELQAQTDKLHEDQEAMMAKLTNEDSQNRQLRLKLAAVSRQIDELEETNKSLRKTEEELQDLREKMNKGECGNSNLIAEMEELRKRVLEMEGKDEELIKMEDQCRDLNKKLEKEAAQTKTLKAEVDKLNKRIMELEKLEDAFSRSKQECYALKCNLEKERTNTKQLSNELDSLKVRIRELEVIEIKLEKTELTLKEDLAKLKTLTVMLVDERKSMSEKINQTEEKLQATTVQLQAEQNKVTSITEKLIEESKKALKSKAELQEKIYCATKEKDDLKSKLNAEEEKGNDLLSKVNILKKRLQSLEAIEKEFLKNKHKQENPKTTAAFHMENIKIKELTQEVERLKHTLKEMKAVEDDLMKTEDEFESLEQRYLNEQHKATFLSEELEVVKQELAKYKLAEKMDSSQEHLLYKKLKEEEAKSGHLTREVDALKEKIHEYMETEDTICRLKGDHSVLQRRLTQQENKNRELNKEIENISRELERYRHFSKSLRPSLNGRRISDLQVFSKEVQTDSTDNEPPDYKSLLPLERAVINGQIYEDSDEESNDEEQTMAFNSNSSIGNSKNRKLWIPWMKSKENLPQNGNVHRKQNGNCVEPGDLVLTHTPGQPLHIKVTPDHGQNTATLEITSPTSENPHSYTSTAVIPNCGTPKQRITIFQNASLTPVKSKIVDGYINPEQAMSPLTMTSFVRAKTSDSHGSLTPERTMSPIQVLAVTGSSNSPDHMLSPEASEISSTHAVFRVSPDRQTGWQIQRSNSTGSTSSIITTEDNKIHIHLGRSISPYTSGQENRTAALTNGTPSRPANKITSSIRITPSGTAPSRQSQITENALNQMSAGDGSHSTSKVTLKSYIWMPGQPD from the coding sequence ATGCTGGTAGATGAACAACAAAGGCTTACAGAACAGCTATATCAGCAAGGTCAGAAAATCCAAGATTTAACACACACTGCAGAACAGACTCATGAGAAGCTTGCCATAGCAGAAGCAAGGGTTCAAGAAGAGGAACAGAAAGTGATCGGCCTAGAGACAGAACTTCAAGCACAAACAGACAAACTACACGAAGACCAGGAAGCTATGATGGCAAAACTAACCAATGAAGACAGCCAGAACCGCCAGCTCCGCTTAAAATTGGCAGCAGTCAGTCGGCAAATCGATGAGCTTGAAGAGACAAACAAATCTTTACGAAAAACTGAGGAGGAACTGCAGGACTTAAGAGAGAAAATGAATAAAGGGGAATGTGGAAACTCTAACCTCATAGCTGAAATGGAAGAGCTACGAAAGCGAGTATTAGAAATGGAAGGCAAAGATGAAGAGCTTATAAAGATGGAGGACCAATGCAGAGATCTgaataaaaaattagaaaaggaagcaGCACAGACAAAGACCCTGAAAGCAGAGGTCGATAAGCTGAATAAAAGAATTATGGAACTGGAAAAATTGGAGGATGCTTTTAGTAGAAGCAAACAAGAATGTTATGCTTTGAAATGCAACTTAGAAAAAGAGAGAACCAACACAAAGCAACTATCTAATGAGCTCGACAGCTTAAAAGTTAGAATCCGAGAGTTAGAGGTCATTGAAATCAAATTAGAAAAAACCGAACTCACACTTAAAGAGGATTTAGCCAAGCTGAAAACACTAACAGTGATGCTTGTCGATGAAAGAAAAAGCATGAGTGAAAAGATAAACCAAACAGAAGAAAAATTACAAGCTACTACTGTACAACTTCAAGCAGAACAAAACAAAGTTACATCAatcacagaaaaactgattgaggAAAGTAAAAAAGCACTGAAATCAAAGGCAGAACTGCAAGAAAAAATATACTGTGCAACAAAAGAGAAGGACGACTTGAAAAGCAAACTAAATGCAGAAGAGGAGAAGGGAAACGATCTCTTGTCTAAAGTTAACATCCTGAAGAAAAGACTACAATCCTTGGAAGCAATTGAAAAGGAGTTtctcaaaaacaaacataaacaggAGAATCCCAAGACCACTGCTGCATTTCACATGGAAAACATCAAAATTAAAGAACTCACTCAAGAAGTTGAGAGGCTCAAACACACCCTGAAAGAAATGAAAGCTGTGGAAGATGATCTCATGAAAACTGAAGATGAATTTGAATCCCTAGAACAAAGATATCTTAATGAACAACATAAAGCTACATTTCTTTCTGAAGAACTTGAGGTTGTGAAACAGGAACTGGCGAAGTATAAACTGGCAGAAAAGATGGACTCTAGCCAGGAACATTTGCTCTACAAAAAACTGAAGGAGGAGGAAGCAAAATCAGGACATCTTACAAGAGAGGTAGatgcattaaaagaaaaaattcaCGAGTACATGGAAACAGAAGATACAATCTGTCGGTTAAAGGGAGACCATTCGGTTCTTCAAAGGAGGCTTACTcaacaagaaaacaaaaacagagagctaaacaaagaaattgaaaatatttCAAGAGAACTGGAAAGGTACAGACATTTCAGTAAAAGCCTTAGACCAAGTCTCAATGGAAGAAGAATTTCAGACCTTCAGGTATTTTCTAAGGAAGTTCAAACAGATTCAACAGACAATGAACCGCCTGATTacaaaagtcttcttcctttagAACGAGCAGTTATAAATGGACAGATATATGAGGATAGTGATGAGGAATCAAACGATGAGGAACAAACCATGGCTTTCAACTCTAATTCATCCATTGGAAATtctaaaaatagaaaattgtggATTCCATGGATGAAGTCTAAAGAAAACCTTCCTCAAAATGGAAATGTTCACAGAAAACAGAATGGAAATTGTGTAGAGCCAGGTGATCTGGTTCTAACTCACACACCTGGCCAACCACTGCACATAAAAGTCACTCCGGACCATGGTCAAAATACAGCCACTCTTGAAATTACAAGTCCAACTTCAGAAAATCCACACTCTTATACAAGTACAGCAGTAATACCAAACTGTGGTACCCCAAAGCAAAGAATAACCATTTTTCAAAATGCCTCTTTAACACCTGTAAAATCAAAAATAGTGGATGGGTACATCAATCCAGAGCAAGCCATGTCTCCCCTTACCATGACATCCTTTGTAAGAGCTAAAACTTCAGATTCACATGGCTCACTAACACCTGAAAGGACAATGTCCCCTATTCAGGTACTGGCTGTTACAGGTTCATCAAACTCTCCAGATCACATGCTTTCCCCCGAAGCCTCAGAAATCAGCAGCACACATGCAGTTTTCAGAGTGTCCCCTGACAGACAAACTGGGTGGCAGATTCAAAGATCAAACAGTACTGGTTCAACTTCTAGCATCATAACTACTGAGGATAATAAAATCCATATTCACTTAGGAAGATCTATCAGCCCTTACACTTCAGGGCAAGAGAACAGAACTGCAGCACTAACAAACGGAACACCAAGTAGACCTGCAAATAAAATCACAAGCAGTATCAGAATTACCCCATCAGGTACAGCACCCTCACGACAATCACAAATTACA